A genomic stretch from Edaphobacter aggregans includes:
- a CDS encoding amidohydrolase family protein — protein MNRKHLCVAIAAFLCATLQARTQTTQQYKGPIIDAHAHLRLGEADGLTPTQPIGTDALRTLDTTAGVAKSALIVIARQGQPEKTRQQNDAVLAAAAASPNHFYPVVSVHPADKQTALSELDRVAKLGAKEVKLHPNTQNFDVSDPDVGTVVERCGELNLVVLFDSYKPWDASEMGKFLLLAVQHPKTKIVLAHMGFSYFREAVSFELIRRLGMADNVWFDISAIAATYAGSPVQPELVWTMRKVGTNHILFGSDWPVYTPDEAIKAVRSLGLTADEQKQIFHDNAAQLLGLEALKP, from the coding sequence ATGAACAGGAAACATCTTTGCGTCGCAATCGCGGCCTTTCTGTGCGCCACTCTTCAAGCACGCACCCAGACCACACAACAATACAAAGGTCCCATCATTGATGCCCACGCACACCTCCGCCTCGGCGAAGCTGACGGTCTCACACCAACCCAGCCCATCGGCACCGATGCTCTTCGAACACTGGACACCACTGCCGGAGTAGCCAAAAGCGCGCTCATCGTCATCGCTCGCCAGGGACAACCCGAAAAGACCCGCCAGCAGAACGACGCCGTCCTCGCAGCAGCCGCCGCATCTCCTAATCATTTCTACCCAGTCGTCTCCGTCCATCCAGCCGACAAACAGACAGCCCTCAGCGAACTCGATCGCGTAGCAAAACTAGGCGCAAAAGAGGTCAAGCTCCATCCCAATACCCAAAACTTCGACGTCTCCGACCCCGACGTAGGCACGGTCGTCGAAAGGTGCGGTGAACTCAACCTCGTCGTCCTCTTCGACTCCTACAAGCCATGGGACGCAAGCGAGATGGGCAAGTTCCTACTCCTCGCCGTCCAGCATCCCAAAACCAAAATCGTCCTCGCCCACATGGGCTTCTCTTACTTCCGCGAGGCCGTCTCCTTCGAACTCATCCGACGCCTCGGCATGGCCGACAACGTCTGGTTCGACATCTCCGCCATCGCCGCCACCTACGCTGGCTCTCCCGTTCAGCCCGAACTCGTCTGGACAATGCGAAAAGTAGGCACCAACCACATCCTTTTCGGCTCCGATTGGCCCGTCTACACACCTGATGAAGCCATAAAAGCCGTCCGTTCCCTGGGCCTCACCGCCGACGAACAAAAACAAATCTTCCACGACAATGCAGCTCAACTACTAGGACTCGAAGCGCTAAAACCCTGA
- a CDS encoding aldo/keto reductase: MERRDFLKSATAAGIAATTSSSFAQTSTPPKRPEAPGMIYRELGTTGERVSAIGLGGYHIGKQSNADESIALIRKAIDSGITFLDNCWDYNDGLSEVRMGQALRDGYRSKAFLMTKMDGRTKDSYNKQLEQSLGRLQTDTIDLVQFHEVIRMEDPDRIFAPNGAIEAAIAAKQAGKIRYIGFTGHKDPAVHLRMLETAQKHSFHFDTVQMPINVMDAHFRSFTKEVIPVALKQGIGILAMKTFGDHHILDSKTVEPIEALHYGLTQPVSVVITGIDSPTILEQALTAARTFKPLTEAQQTAILARTREAALEGRYELFKTSAQYDGTAANPKWLG; encoded by the coding sequence ATGGAACGCCGCGACTTCCTAAAATCCGCCACCGCCGCCGGAATAGCCGCCACCACCTCCAGCAGCTTCGCCCAAACATCAACCCCGCCCAAACGCCCCGAAGCCCCCGGCATGATCTACCGCGAACTAGGCACCACCGGCGAGCGAGTCTCCGCCATCGGCCTCGGCGGCTACCACATCGGCAAGCAATCCAACGCCGACGAGAGCATCGCCCTCATCCGCAAAGCCATCGACAGCGGCATCACCTTCCTCGACAACTGCTGGGACTACAATGACGGCCTCAGCGAAGTCCGCATGGGACAGGCCCTCCGCGACGGCTACCGCTCCAAAGCCTTCCTCATGACCAAAATGGACGGCCGCACCAAAGACTCCTACAACAAGCAGCTCGAACAATCCCTAGGCCGCCTCCAGACCGACACCATCGACCTCGTTCAATTTCACGAAGTCATCCGCATGGAAGACCCCGACCGCATCTTCGCCCCAAACGGAGCCATCGAAGCCGCCATAGCCGCCAAACAAGCCGGCAAGATCCGCTACATCGGCTTCACCGGCCACAAAGATCCCGCCGTCCACCTCCGCATGCTAGAGACAGCCCAAAAACACAGCTTCCACTTCGACACTGTCCAGATGCCCATCAATGTCATGGACGCCCACTTCCGCTCATTCACCAAAGAAGTCATCCCCGTCGCTCTCAAGCAGGGCATCGGCATCCTCGCCATGAAGACCTTCGGCGACCATCACATCCTCGACTCCAAAACCGTCGAGCCCATCGAAGCCCTGCACTACGGCCTCACTCAGCCCGTCTCCGTCGTCATCACCGGCATCGACTCGCCCACGATCCTCGAGCAAGCCCTGACCGCCGCCCGCACCTTCAAACCCCTCACCGAAGCCCAGCAGACCGCCATCCTCGCCCGCACTCGCGAAGCCGCCCTCGAAGGCCGCTACGAGCTCTTCAAAACCTCAGCCCAATACGACGGCACCGCCGCCAACCCCAAGTGGCTAGGCTGA
- a CDS encoding CocE/NonD family hydrolase, producing MSRTPRWPRPAALLSSALILIGSLHAQNSPKYPNYPSETPATFQQPTYGMDYARREVMIPMRDGVKLHTVILLPKGAKRAGILLTRTPYSATTLTSNGYSTHLGPTLWGYDNATETILKGGYIRVVQDIRGKYGSEGDYIMNRPIHGSLNPTPVDESTDTYDTIDWLVKNTPESNGKVGVLGISYDGFLALMPLVHPHPALKCVVPMNPMVDGWRGDDWFHNGAFRQQNMPYIYEQAGTRDNSAHWLTSNFDDYDTYMNAVSAGELGKQRNMDQLGFWKKITDHPAYDSFWSDQAVDRVLATEPLTVPTMLVASLWDQEDIYGAPAVYKALAPKDPQHDKLFLVFGPWHHGQEIMDAESLGAIKFRSDTGLYFREQILAPFLAHYLHDDAPPLTVSPVTAFETGTNRWQNLKSWPTGCEAGCVPKSTPLYLQSSAKLAFTAPPTTETSEASFDEYISDPAHPVPFRTRPSQPIGYTPNLSWIRWLVDDQREFSGRPDVLTFQTDTLTAPVKISGEPIANLIASTSGTDSDWVVKLIDVYPDEVPGQPELGGYQLPISMDIFRGRYRQSLSQPASITPDAPQLYKFALPTANHVFLPGHRIMVQVQSSWFPLYDRNPQTFVPNIFFAKPADYKKATQRIYHAPTNASFIELPIVTNQP from the coding sequence ATGTCTAGAACACCCCGTTGGCCCCGTCCGGCAGCACTCCTATCGTCCGCCTTGATCCTCATCGGCTCGCTGCACGCTCAGAACTCCCCCAAGTATCCGAACTACCCAAGCGAAACCCCCGCCACCTTCCAACAACCGACCTACGGCATGGACTACGCCCGCCGCGAAGTCATGATCCCCATGCGGGACGGCGTCAAGCTACACACCGTCATCCTCTTGCCTAAAGGCGCAAAGCGCGCCGGCATTCTGTTGACTCGCACGCCCTACAGCGCAACCACACTGACCTCCAACGGCTACAGCACCCACCTCGGCCCCACCCTCTGGGGCTACGACAACGCCACCGAAACAATCCTCAAAGGCGGATACATTCGCGTCGTGCAAGACATCCGTGGCAAATACGGCAGCGAGGGCGACTACATCATGAACCGCCCCATCCACGGCTCCCTCAACCCCACCCCAGTCGATGAGTCCACCGACACCTACGACACCATCGACTGGCTAGTCAAAAACACACCCGAGTCGAACGGCAAAGTCGGCGTCCTCGGCATCTCCTACGACGGTTTCCTCGCCCTCATGCCCCTCGTGCATCCCCATCCCGCGCTTAAATGCGTCGTCCCCATGAACCCCATGGTCGACGGCTGGCGCGGCGACGACTGGTTCCACAACGGAGCCTTCCGCCAGCAGAACATGCCCTACATCTACGAGCAGGCCGGAACCCGCGACAACAGCGCCCACTGGCTCACCAGCAACTTCGACGACTACGACACCTACATGAACGCCGTCTCCGCCGGTGAGCTCGGCAAGCAACGCAACATGGACCAGCTCGGCTTCTGGAAAAAAATCACCGACCACCCCGCCTATGACAGCTTCTGGAGCGACCAAGCCGTCGACCGCGTACTCGCCACCGAACCCCTCACCGTCCCCACCATGCTCGTAGCCAGCCTCTGGGACCAGGAGGACATCTACGGCGCACCCGCCGTCTACAAAGCCCTTGCACCCAAAGACCCCCAGCACGACAAGCTCTTCCTCGTCTTCGGTCCCTGGCATCACGGCCAGGAGATCATGGACGCCGAATCCCTCGGAGCCATCAAGTTCCGCAGCGACACCGGCCTCTACTTCCGCGAGCAGATCCTCGCGCCCTTCCTCGCACACTATCTGCACGACGACGCGCCCCCACTCACCGTCTCGCCCGTAACCGCGTTCGAGACCGGCACCAATCGATGGCAAAACCTCAAGTCCTGGCCCACAGGATGCGAGGCCGGATGCGTGCCCAAGTCAACGCCACTCTACCTCCAATCCTCAGCCAAGCTCGCCTTCACCGCCCCCCCAACCACCGAAACCTCCGAAGCATCCTTCGACGAATACATCTCCGATCCCGCCCATCCCGTGCCCTTTCGCACGCGCCCCAGTCAACCCATCGGCTACACGCCAAATCTCTCGTGGATACGTTGGCTGGTAGATGATCAGCGCGAATTCTCTGGCCGTCCTGACGTCCTCACCTTCCAGACCGACACCCTCACCGCACCCGTCAAAATCAGCGGCGAACCAATCGCCAACCTCATAGCCTCCACCTCCGGCACCGACAGTGACTGGGTCGTCAAGCTCATCGACGTCTACCCCGACGAGGTCCCCGGCCAGCCCGAACTCGGCGGCTACCAACTCCCCATCTCCATGGACATCTTTCGCGGCCGCTATCGTCAAAGTCTCTCCCAGCCCGCCTCCATCACCCCCGATGCACCCCAGCTCTACAAATTCGCTCTACCAACCGCAAATCACGTCTTCCTTCCCGGCCACCGCATCATGGTGCAGGTTCAATCCAGCTGGTTCCCTCTCTACGACCGCAACCCTCAAACCTTCGTGCCGAACATCTTCTTCGCCAAACCCGCCGACTACAAGAAAGCAACCCAACGTATCTACCACGCACCTACCAACGCCAGCTTCATCGAACTTCCTATCGTGACAAATCAGCCCTGA
- the larE gene encoding ATP-dependent sacrificial sulfur transferase LarE yields the protein MDLAAKSALLQATLRDLGSVMVAYSGGTDSAYLAYAARQTLGDKMLAVIADSPSLPRAELAAALAFAAEHSIPTHILQTAELENPDYQRNDTQRCFHCKDELFTQMEQLRAQKAFVHIAYGMNLDDQAPSVAAFRPGQQAAAQHHAVAPLVTAQLTKSEIRTLAREAGLTLWDKPASACLSSRIEYGRPVTRENLTQVEQAEAALHALGFQQVRVRHHGDLARIEISRPELPRALNIETLDHITAALRPLGFLYITLDTQGYRSGSMNEVLPATAITPATK from the coding sequence ATGGATCTCGCCGCCAAATCCGCTCTCCTCCAAGCCACCCTGCGAGATCTCGGCAGCGTGATGGTCGCCTACTCCGGCGGCACCGACTCCGCCTACCTCGCCTACGCCGCCCGTCAAACCCTCGGCGACAAAATGCTAGCCGTCATCGCCGATTCCCCCTCGCTCCCCCGAGCCGAACTAGCCGCCGCCCTCGCCTTCGCCGCCGAACACTCCATCCCTACCCACATCCTCCAAACCGCCGAACTCGAAAACCCCGACTACCAGCGCAACGACACCCAGCGCTGCTTCCACTGCAAAGACGAGCTCTTCACCCAGATGGAGCAACTCCGCGCACAAAAAGCCTTCGTCCACATCGCCTATGGCATGAACCTCGACGACCAGGCCCCGTCGGTAGCAGCCTTCCGCCCCGGCCAGCAAGCCGCCGCCCAGCACCACGCCGTAGCCCCGCTAGTCACCGCTCAGCTCACCAAGTCCGAAATCCGCACCCTCGCCCGCGAAGCCGGCCTCACCCTTTGGGACAAGCCCGCCAGCGCCTGCCTCTCCTCGCGCATCGAGTACGGCCGCCCCGTCACCCGCGAAAACCTCACCCAGGTCGAACAAGCCGAAGCCGCCCTCCACGCTCTAGGCTTCCAACAAGTCCGCGTCCGCCACCACGGAGACCTCGCCCGCATCGAAATCTCCCGCCCCGAACTCCCCCGCGCCCTCAACATCGAAACCCTCGACCACATCACCGCCGCCCTCCGCCCCCTCGGCTTCCTCTACATCACCCTAGACACCCAGGGCTACCGCTCCGGCTCCATGAACGAAGTCCTCCCCGCCACCGCCATCACCCCCGCCACAAAATAA
- a CDS encoding NIPSNAP family protein, protein MSSNRHTAYMPPAKPHLDNQINRREAISALAAVFASTKLVYAPQTAVPTERSSMKITCFIRYQIDPFQRDEFQKYAENWARIIPRCGGHLIGYFLPHEGTNDIAWGLIAFDTLAAYETYRARLRSDPEARANFLMAQTKRLILREERTFLEIVEGTFSLPSTLTEHT, encoded by the coding sequence ATGTCCAGCAATCGCCATACTGCGTATATGCCCCCCGCAAAGCCTCATCTCGACAACCAAATCAATCGCCGCGAGGCCATAAGCGCCCTCGCCGCAGTCTTTGCCTCAACAAAGCTCGTGTATGCGCCACAAACCGCAGTCCCCACCGAAAGGAGCTCCATGAAGATCACATGCTTCATCCGCTACCAGATCGACCCATTCCAAAGAGACGAATTCCAAAAGTATGCAGAAAATTGGGCCCGCATCATCCCCCGCTGCGGAGGCCATCTCATCGGCTACTTTCTTCCTCACGAAGGAACCAACGACATCGCCTGGGGTTTGATCGCCTTCGATACTCTTGCCGCTTACGAAACCTACCGAGCCCGCCTGCGATCCGATCCCGAAGCTCGAGCAAACTTTCTCATGGCACAAACAAAGCGCCTGATCCTTCGCGAAGAGCGAACCTTCCTCGAAATCGTCGAAGGAACCTTCTCTCTTCCATCAACCCTCACTGAACACACTTAA
- the larB gene encoding nickel pincer cofactor biosynthesis protein LarB, whose product MNPTTLLHLLAEVQRGTLTPEQASARLADLPFEDLGHAKIDHHRTLRSGLPEVIYAAGKTPAQTAEIFSRMAATGVDVLATRADEATAEAVLTAIPAAIHHPSARAITLRQSHAAPRGHVAVLCAGTSDLPIAEEAAITAELFGTHVTRHYDVGVAGLHRILAQRETINQANVVIVCAGMEGALPSVVGGLVGVPVIAVPTSVGYGASFNGAAALLGMLNSCSPNVTVVNIDNGFGAAYTATLIARMAHHP is encoded by the coding sequence ATGAATCCCACGACCCTCCTCCATCTCCTCGCCGAAGTCCAACGCGGCACCCTCACCCCCGAGCAAGCCTCCGCCCGCCTAGCCGACCTCCCCTTCGAAGACCTCGGCCACGCCAAAATCGACCACCATCGAACCCTCCGCAGCGGGCTCCCCGAGGTGATCTACGCCGCCGGCAAAACCCCCGCCCAAACCGCCGAAATCTTCTCCCGCATGGCCGCTACCGGTGTCGACGTCCTCGCCACCCGAGCTGACGAAGCCACAGCCGAAGCCGTCCTCACAGCCATCCCCGCAGCCATCCACCACCCATCAGCGCGAGCCATCACCCTCCGGCAATCCCACGCCGCCCCTCGCGGCCACGTTGCCGTCCTCTGCGCCGGAACCAGCGATCTCCCCATCGCCGAAGAGGCCGCCATCACCGCCGAGCTCTTCGGCACTCACGTCACCCGCCACTACGACGTAGGAGTAGCCGGTCTCCACCGCATCCTCGCCCAGCGCGAAACCATCAACCAGGCCAACGTCGTCATCGTCTGCGCGGGCATGGAAGGCGCACTCCCCAGCGTAGTCGGTGGCCTCGTCGGCGTCCCCGTCATCGCCGTCCCCACCTCTGTAGGCTACGGAGCCAGCTTCAACGGAGCAGCCGCCCTCCTCGGCATGCTCAACTCCTGCTCCCCCAACGTAACCGTAGTCAACATCGACAACGGCTTCGGCGCCGCCTACACGGCCACGCTAATCGCAAGGATGGCCCACCACCCATAG
- a CDS encoding ArsR/SmtB family transcription factor, whose protein sequence is MTVHVIAAAIGEPAREKMLYCLMDGHARTSTELAVVADVSPSTASVHLNRLKAAGLVKVAVQGKHHYYSLDGSEVAQMLEALSVLVGTPRKKFVPNTPSRLCAARTCYDHLAGTVGVSLHDRLKAMGCLREKDGGRAYELTPKGVKLFESLGVDLEATFSLRRRFAFPCLDWSERRPHLGGGLGAALLKVVLKKKWVTQDLDSRALAVTGVGQREMLRQFGLQVERSGRQ, encoded by the coding sequence ATGACAGTGCATGTGATTGCAGCGGCGATTGGGGAGCCGGCTCGGGAGAAGATGCTGTATTGCCTGATGGATGGGCATGCCAGGACCAGTACGGAGCTTGCTGTGGTGGCTGATGTGAGTCCGTCCACGGCGAGTGTCCATTTGAATCGGTTGAAGGCGGCTGGTCTAGTGAAGGTGGCGGTGCAGGGGAAGCATCACTACTACAGTCTGGATGGGAGCGAGGTTGCGCAGATGCTGGAGGCGCTGAGTGTTCTTGTGGGTACTCCGAGGAAAAAGTTTGTGCCTAATACTCCTAGCCGCTTGTGTGCGGCGCGTACCTGTTATGACCATCTGGCTGGTACGGTGGGTGTTTCGCTGCATGATCGTTTGAAGGCGATGGGATGTTTGAGGGAGAAGGATGGTGGGCGTGCGTATGAGCTGACGCCGAAGGGAGTGAAGTTATTTGAGTCGCTGGGTGTCGATCTTGAGGCGACGTTTAGTTTGCGACGAAGGTTCGCGTTTCCGTGTCTGGATTGGAGTGAGCGGCGTCCTCATCTGGGCGGCGGGCTGGGGGCGGCTTTGTTGAAGGTTGTACTGAAGAAGAAGTGGGTGACGCAGGATTTAGACAGCAGGGCTCTTGCTGTTACTGGTGTAGGGCAGCGTGAGATGCTGCGTCAGTTTGGGCTTCAAGTCGAACGAAGCGGCAGACAGTAG
- the larC gene encoding nickel pincer cofactor biosynthesis protein LarC, with translation MRIAYLDCFAGISGDMFLGALIDAGLDPQILHDATAALTLGASLKIEKVDRSGISSTKVHVLENGKLAEDPHTHHPTHTHPQDHFPGKIQDQRPAEDHAHHHHPKTQHLHKTGQPHTHEEEHHHDHPHTHEHTHGRSLTNIRALIQSANLAPEVKQTAIKTFELLGTSEAKIHNINIEKIHFHEVGAVDAIVDIVCAAAGVQALNIDKWHASPLNVGGGMIGCAHGRFPVPAPATADLLRGLPTYSAHIEKELVTPTGAALIRTLAPTFGPQPAMRVQQIGYGAGTRNPKDFPNVLRLSIGEAAEAPTTTHSHPKEVSSRPEAHFAAAVEGPVSPLQDANATTVTILETAIDDLSPQILAHVTESALQQGAFDVMCTAVQMKKGRLGTLITILTDDAHASTLERLLLRETSTLGVRIHQERRSCLDRTHTTVTTPYGEIRIKIGSRNNEVLNAAPEFEDCRTAAAKHNVPVKQVIQSATAAYLQAKQ, from the coding sequence ATGCGTATCGCCTACCTCGACTGCTTCGCCGGCATCAGTGGTGACATGTTCCTCGGAGCCCTCATCGACGCCGGCCTCGACCCGCAGATCCTCCACGACGCCACCGCCGCCCTTACCCTCGGAGCCTCCCTAAAAATCGAAAAGGTCGATCGCAGCGGCATCTCCAGCACCAAGGTCCACGTCCTTGAGAACGGCAAGCTAGCCGAAGACCCACACACACACCACCCCACCCACACCCACCCTCAAGATCATTTTCCCGGCAAGATCCAAGACCAGCGCCCAGCCGAAGACCACGCCCACCATCACCATCCCAAGACCCAGCACCTCCACAAAACCGGCCAGCCTCATACCCACGAAGAAGAACATCATCACGACCACCCTCACACCCACGAGCACACCCACGGCCGCTCCCTCACCAACATCCGCGCCCTCATCCAATCCGCCAACCTCGCCCCCGAGGTCAAGCAAACAGCCATCAAAACCTTCGAACTCCTCGGAACCTCCGAAGCAAAAATCCACAACATAAACATCGAAAAGATTCACTTCCACGAAGTAGGCGCAGTAGACGCCATCGTCGACATCGTCTGCGCCGCCGCCGGAGTCCAAGCCCTCAACATCGACAAGTGGCACGCCTCCCCCCTCAACGTAGGCGGAGGCATGATCGGCTGCGCCCACGGACGTTTCCCCGTCCCGGCCCCCGCCACCGCCGACCTACTTCGCGGCCTCCCCACCTACTCGGCCCACATCGAAAAGGAACTCGTTACTCCCACCGGCGCAGCCCTCATCCGCACCCTCGCACCAACCTTCGGCCCCCAGCCCGCCATGCGTGTCCAGCAAATCGGCTACGGCGCCGGAACCCGCAACCCCAAAGACTTCCCCAACGTCCTCCGCCTAAGCATCGGAGAAGCCGCCGAAGCCCCCACCACCACCCACTCACACCCAAAAGAAGTGTCATCCCGACCGGAGGCGCACTTTGCCGCCGCAGTGGAGGGACCTGTTTCACCTTTGCAGGATGCCAACGCAACAACCGTAACCATCCTGGAAACCGCCATCGACGACCTCTCCCCCCAAATCCTCGCCCACGTCACCGAGTCCGCCCTCCAGCAAGGAGCCTTCGACGTCATGTGCACCGCCGTCCAGATGAAAAAGGGCCGCCTAGGCACCCTCATCACCATCCTCACCGACGACGCCCACGCCTCCACCCTCGAACGCCTACTCCTACGCGAGACCAGCACCCTCGGCGTCCGCATCCACCAGGAGCGCCGCTCCTGCCTCGACCGCACCCACACCACTGTCACTACCCCCTACGGCGAAATCCGCATAAAAATCGGCTCCCGCAACAACGAAGTCCTCAACGCCGCCCCCGAGTTCGAAGACTGCCGCACCGCCGCCGCAAAGCACAACGTCCCCGTCAAACAAGTCATCCAATCCGCCACCGCCGCATATCTTCAGGCGAAGCAATGA
- a CDS encoding SDR family NAD(P)-dependent oxidoreductase, giving the protein MGHPLFDLKGKTAVVVGGTSGIGLAMAIGLAEAGADVVASSRRAEQVEEAAKAIEAKGRKSLRLTSDVADRASLQALLDGTVKEFGKVDILINSAGKIKREPTLTVSEEMWDDIMDTNVTGTLRACQIFGKHMLERGYGRIINIASLNTFVSLKEVTAYAASKAAVGALTKSLAVEWSAKGVTVNAIAPGVFRTALNQKLLDESERGKELLMRTPMGRFGKTEELVGAAIYLASDASAFVTGEILVVDGGFLASGVNQ; this is encoded by the coding sequence ATGGGGCATCCGTTGTTTGATCTGAAGGGCAAGACGGCAGTGGTGGTGGGGGGGACGTCCGGCATTGGACTGGCGATGGCGATTGGTCTGGCAGAAGCTGGCGCCGATGTGGTGGCGAGTTCGCGCCGTGCCGAACAGGTGGAAGAGGCCGCCAAGGCGATTGAGGCGAAGGGGCGGAAGTCGCTGCGGCTGACTTCGGATGTGGCCGATCGGGCTTCGCTCCAGGCACTGCTGGATGGAACGGTGAAAGAGTTTGGGAAGGTCGATATTCTGATCAACTCGGCGGGGAAGATCAAGCGGGAGCCTACGCTGACGGTATCGGAAGAGATGTGGGACGACATCATGGATACGAATGTGACCGGGACGCTGCGGGCTTGCCAGATCTTCGGGAAGCATATGTTGGAGCGTGGGTATGGGCGGATCATCAATATCGCTTCGCTGAATACTTTTGTTTCGTTGAAGGAAGTGACGGCTTATGCGGCTAGCAAGGCGGCGGTGGGTGCGCTGACGAAGTCGCTGGCGGTGGAGTGGAGCGCAAAGGGTGTGACGGTGAATGCGATTGCTCCGGGAGTGTTTCGGACGGCGCTGAATCAAAAACTTTTGGATGAGAGCGAGCGGGGTAAGGAGTTGCTGATGCGGACTCCGATGGGGCGCTTTGGGAAGACAGAGGAGCTAGTGGGGGCGGCGATCTATCTGGCCAGTGATGCTTCGGCTTTTGTTACGGGAGAGATTCTGGTGGTGGATGGCGGGTTCCTGGCCAGTGGTGTGAATCAGTAG
- a CDS encoding gluconokinase has product MIVVLMGVTGSGKSTIGTLLAERTGAVFADADDYHPAANKEKMAAGHPLNDADRQPWLETLNGLMRGWFDAGKNGVLACSALKERYRATLAAGMPTGAVKFVWLDGSRDMISERLLERHHEFMNPKLLESQFEALEPPKDALRIVNDRSPEEIVSQILEYVSSEPIW; this is encoded by the coding sequence ATGATTGTGGTGCTGATGGGGGTGACCGGGTCGGGGAAATCGACGATCGGGACGCTGCTGGCTGAGCGTACTGGTGCGGTGTTTGCCGATGCGGACGATTATCATCCGGCGGCGAACAAGGAGAAGATGGCGGCGGGGCATCCGCTGAATGATGCGGATCGGCAGCCGTGGCTGGAGACTCTGAATGGACTGATGCGCGGGTGGTTTGATGCGGGAAAGAATGGAGTGCTGGCGTGTTCGGCACTAAAGGAAAGGTATAGGGCAACGCTGGCAGCGGGAATGCCGACGGGAGCGGTGAAGTTTGTTTGGCTGGATGGATCCCGGGATATGATCTCGGAGCGGCTTTTGGAGCGGCATCATGAGTTCATGAATCCGAAGCTGCTGGAGAGTCAGTTTGAGGCGCTGGAGCCACCGAAGGATGCTTTGCGTATAGTGAATGATCGTAGCCCAGAGGAGATTGTGAGCCAGATTCTGGAGTACGTCTCGTCGGAGCCGATTTGGTAG